The genomic interval CTATCATAAATTCATATGTCATTTATCCTTTTCATTCTTATAAAAACAGTCAACTCGAATCTAATGAATATTTGGGTGTTAGAATTCAAGATATTGGAAAACTGCGTTTGTCCAAATGGAAAAATAAGTTAGATAAACTGGTGATATTACATACTATTTCGTTTCAAAATAAGAAGGGTTTTAATACACACAGACTTTTAAGAGCTATTGATAATAATACATTATTAAGTAAGCTTTCTAAACAAGAACAAGGATTAGAAACTGATGTTTTTATTCAAGAATTAGAAATTAAAAAAGCATTTAATGAATTTCCTAAAATCATAAATAACACTCAGAATATATTAAATAGTTGTCATGCAGAATTTGATTTTTCTGGTGGAGTACCCAACAATCAAAAGTCTTATACTAATAATGAAGATTTAGATTATAGACTTCTTAATAAATTAACTTTTAATGGTTTAAGTTATAGGTATGAAAATCCAACTGAAAAAGTTTTTTCTAGGATAAAAAAAGAGCTGAAAATTATAAAGGAGAAGAAATTTGTGTCCTATTTTTTAATTAATTGGAAAATATTAAAATACGCAAGAAGTAAAGATTATTATTATGTAGGAAGAGGAAGTGGAGCGAATAGTATCGTTGCTTATTTATTAAGAATTACTGATGTTGACCCAATAGAGTTGGATTTGTATTTTGAAAGATTTATAAATTTATATCGTACAAATCCACCCGATTTTGATTTAGATTTTTCATGGAGAGATCGAGATGATATAACTCAGTTTATTTTTAAAAGATTTAAAAATACAGCATTAATATCTGTATATAATACATTTAAACATAGAGCTTCTGTAAGAGAATTAGGCAAAGTGTTTGGATTGCCAAAACATGAAATAGATAAGCTATCTGCAAATAAATTTAATTATCAAAAACTAGACAGATTATCTCAACTTGTTTTAATCTATAGTAAATATATTCAAGGGTTTCCAAATTATTTAGGAATACACGCAGGTGGAATTCTAATTTCTGAAAAACCGATTCATCAATATGTTGCAACATTTATGCCTCCAAAAGGTTTTGCTACTACTCAATTTGATATGGTAATTGCAGAAGATATTGGCTTATATAAATTTGATATTTTAAGTCAAAGAGGATTAGGTAAAATTAAAGAAGCCGTTGAGATAATAAAATATAATCAACCAGAAAAAGGTAGAGAATTAGACATACATGATATCAAAAGATTTAAAGAAGATAAAGAGATTAAAAACCTGTTAAGAACGGCAAAAGCTATAGGCTGTTTTTATGTAGAATCTCCAGCTATGCGTATGTTGATGACAAAACTACAAGTTGATACTTATTTAGGGTTAGTAGCCGCAAGTTCAGTTATTAGACCTGGAGTTTCTCAATCTGGAATGATGAGAACTTATATTCAAAGACATCGATTTCCTGAGAAAAGAAAAGAAGCACATCCGATTCTGTATGATATTATGCCCGAAACGTATGGGGTAATGGTATATCAAGAAGATGTAATAAAGGTAGCTCATTATTTTGGGGAGCTAACTTTGGGAGAAGCGGATATGTTAAGAAGAGGAATGTCTGGTAAATTTAGAAGTAGGTCGGAATTTGAAAAAGTAAAACAACAGTTTTTTGATAACTGTAAAAAGTCAGGTAAAGCAGATGATTTAGCAGCTGAAATTTGGAGGCAAATAGAGAGTTTTGCTGGATATGCTTTTGCTAAAGGTCATTCTGCTTCTTATGCAGTAGAAAGTTACCAGAGTTTGTTCTTAAAAGCTTACTTCCCTATTGAATACATGGTTGCAACGATTAATAACTTTGGTGGATTTTATAGAACAGAAGTATATGTTCACGAGGCAAGAATGCATGGAGCAATTATAAACCCACCCTGTATAAATAAAAGCTATAATCAAACTATTGTTATTGGAAAAGGGATTTTTATTGGTTTTATGTTTTTACAATCATTTGAATCAAAAACAGCTAAAGAGATAATAAATGAAAGAACCAATAATGGAACATTTAATAGTTTAGATGATTTTATAAATAGAGTTTCTATTTCATTAGAGCAAATAACAACTTTAATAAAAATTGATGCATTCAGATTTACAAAAAGAAATAAAAGAGAATTACTATGGGAGGCTCATATGAAAATCAACAAAATATCATTTAATGAAACCAAATTATCATTGTTTAAAACTGCACCTGTAAATTATAATACACCAAAATTATCTTCTACAAAATTAGAAGATGCTTTTGACCAAATAGAACTATTAGGTTACCCAATATGTAATCCATTTGATTTATTAGTAGATACTTTTATTAACCCAATGAGAGCTGAGCATTTGGCTAGATTAAAAGGGAAGGTTGTTACAATTGATGGGTATTTAATAACAGCACGAAAAGTAAAAACAAGCAATAACAAGGTTATGTATTTCGGGAATTTTGTTGATTATGAAGGTTATTTTGTAGATACAGTGAATTTTCCACCAGTAGTTGATCAATATCCATTTAGAGGAAAAGGAATTTATAGAATTACAGGTAAAATTGTTGAAGAATTTGATTGTATTAGCATAGAAACTCAATCTATGGAAAGACTTGCAATTGTTGAAGATCCAAGGTATTCAGATAGTCAAAAAGGTAGAATTTTAAAAAAAAGAAAGGTTGTATGAGTAATGAACGCTCTATTGTGCATATGGATTTAGATACTTTTTTTGTGTCTTGTGAACGTTTGTTAGATAGTAAACTTAATGGAAAACCTATTTTAATAGGCGGCACTTCCGATAGAGGAGTGGTGGCATCTTGTAGTTATGAAGCAAGAACTTTCGGCATCCATTCTGCCATGCCAATGAGAATGGCTAAACAATTATGTCCAGAAGCAATAGTTTTAAGAGGAAATTCGGGAGTTTACTCTAAGTTTTCAAACTTAGTTACTGATGTAGTTAAGGATTCTGTACCCTTATATGAAAAAACATCTGTAGATGAATTTTATATTGATTTAACTGGGATGGATAAATTCTTTGGATGTCATCAAATTGCAAGCGAACTCAGACAAAAAATAATAAAAGAAACAGGGTTACCTATTTCATTTGGATTATCGGTTAATAAAACAGTTTCTAAAATTGCAACTGGAGAAGCTAAACCTAATAATGAAATCAGGGTTTTAAAAGGAACAGAAAAGCCCTTTTTATCACCATTATCTGTTAGAAAAATTCCAATGGTTGGTGAAGTTACCTATAGAGCATTATGTGATTTAGGAATCAAACAGATAAAAACTATACAAGAAATGCCTATGGAAATGATGGCAAAAGTTTTTAAAAAGAATGGTGTTTCTATTTGGAAAAAAGCAAACGGAATAGATGATAGCCCAGTTATTAAATATCGAGAAAGGAAATCAATTTCGACGGAAAGAACATTTGATAAAGACACAATTGATGTAAATAAACTTGAAGGAATTATTGTTGCAATAGCTGAAAATTTAGTATACCAATTAAGAAGAGGCAATAAGTTAACGGGTTGTTTAGCTTTTAAAATAAGATATTCGGATTTTCAAACCTATACTTTACAAAAAAAAATAGCTTATACATCCGCAGATCATAAAATAATACCAATAATAAAAGAACTATATAAAAGATTGTATCAGAGAAGAATGTTAGTTAGATTGATTGGTGTAAAGTTTTCACATTTAGTAGAAGGGGGATTTCAAATTGATTTATTTAATGATGATGAAACAACAATTAATTTATATCAGGCAATGGATAAAATGAGAGAAAGATATGGTGATAGGGCAGTAATAAGGGCAGTTGGAATGGATGCGAAAAGTATTTCAAGATGGAATCCGTTTAATGGAGAACCACCACCATTATTAGCTAATAGAAGAGTTTAATAAAACTCTATCTAAACATAAAAGACAGCACCTAGGTAAAAAAAAAGCGCTATGAAAAAGCAAAACCTAGGAACTGTCAATATATTTCAAATATAATTATTTTATATTCATTAACTCAGAATAATTTATATTTCAATAGCAATTGGCTGATTTATATTTAAATATTTTTCATTTAAAATACTTGCATTTATATAAATAGTTTCATTTTTTTTTATGATACCATAACTTTCATGGATATGACCAAAAACGTGAACCTTAGGTTTAATTTCAATATTTTTTTTTAGAAGCTCTTCGCACCCAACAAATTCTCCCCTAACTGTTTTATCAAGAATTCCATAAGGAGGACCATGTGTAATTAGGATATCTGTATTTTTTGGTATTAAATCCCAGTGCTGCTTTATTTCTTCGCCTCTTTTTCTATTAAAAGCCCAATCATAAAACTCTGGCTGAATTGGAGAGCCCCAAAAATTCACACCTTTAATTTGGCAACCTGTATCATTTAAATAAA from Lutibacter sp. Hel_I_33_5 carries:
- a CDS encoding metallophosphatase domain-containing protein; translation: MKIVFISDTHNKHNDIEIPKGDILIHAGDVSSRGRANEINGFLDWFSKQPHKHKIFIAGNHDFYFERAHNVMVEAKIPDNVIYLNDTGCQIKGVNFWGSPIQPEFYDWAFNRKRGEEIKQHWDLIPKNTDILITHGPPYGILDKTVRGEFVGCEELLKKNIEIKPKVHVFGHIHESYGIIKKNETIYINASILNEKYLNINQPIAIEI
- a CDS encoding DNA polymerase III subunit alpha; the protein is MFLNTHSYYSLRYGTISPKELISLAISNNLKAFCITDVNSTTMSLDVFRLAKKANIRVVLGVDFRNKAEQKFIMLAKNNLGFKKINSYLSEFLHQTNFVVPDKAKTIINSYVIYPFHSYKNSQLESNEYLGVRIQDIGKLRLSKWKNKLDKLVILHTISFQNKKGFNTHRLLRAIDNNTLLSKLSKQEQGLETDVFIQELEIKKAFNEFPKIINNTQNILNSCHAEFDFSGGVPNNQKSYTNNEDLDYRLLNKLTFNGLSYRYENPTEKVFSRIKKELKIIKEKKFVSYFLINWKILKYARSKDYYYVGRGSGANSIVAYLLRITDVDPIELDLYFERFINLYRTNPPDFDLDFSWRDRDDITQFIFKRFKNTALISVYNTFKHRASVRELGKVFGLPKHEIDKLSANKFNYQKLDRLSQLVLIYSKYIQGFPNYLGIHAGGILISEKPIHQYVATFMPPKGFATTQFDMVIAEDIGLYKFDILSQRGLGKIKEAVEIIKYNQPEKGRELDIHDIKRFKEDKEIKNLLRTAKAIGCFYVESPAMRMLMTKLQVDTYLGLVAASSVIRPGVSQSGMMRTYIQRHRFPEKRKEAHPILYDIMPETYGVMVYQEDVIKVAHYFGELTLGEADMLRRGMSGKFRSRSEFEKVKQQFFDNCKKSGKADDLAAEIWRQIESFAGYAFAKGHSASYAVESYQSLFLKAYFPIEYMVATINNFGGFYRTEVYVHEARMHGAIINPPCINKSYNQTIVIGKGIFIGFMFLQSFESKTAKEIINERTNNGTFNSLDDFINRVSISLEQITTLIKIDAFRFTKRNKRELLWEAHMKINKISFNETKLSLFKTAPVNYNTPKLSSTKLEDAFDQIELLGYPICNPFDLLVDTFINPMRAEHLARLKGKVVTIDGYLITARKVKTSNNKVMYFGNFVDYEGYFVDTVNFPPVVDQYPFRGKGIYRITGKIVEEFDCISIETQSMERLAIVEDPRYSDSQKGRILKKRKVV
- the dinB gene encoding DNA polymerase IV yields the protein MSNERSIVHMDLDTFFVSCERLLDSKLNGKPILIGGTSDRGVVASCSYEARTFGIHSAMPMRMAKQLCPEAIVLRGNSGVYSKFSNLVTDVVKDSVPLYEKTSVDEFYIDLTGMDKFFGCHQIASELRQKIIKETGLPISFGLSVNKTVSKIATGEAKPNNEIRVLKGTEKPFLSPLSVRKIPMVGEVTYRALCDLGIKQIKTIQEMPMEMMAKVFKKNGVSIWKKANGIDDSPVIKYRERKSISTERTFDKDTIDVNKLEGIIVAIAENLVYQLRRGNKLTGCLAFKIRYSDFQTYTLQKKIAYTSADHKIIPIIKELYKRLYQRRMLVRLIGVKFSHLVEGGFQIDLFNDDETTINLYQAMDKMRERYGDRAVIRAVGMDAKSISRWNPFNGEPPPLLANRRV